The nucleotide sequence TTGATTGCATCAGCTTTTTTTACAGCATAAGTAATATACATTCACATATTTGCCAGTGCTTGCAAAGAGCCCCTAGCTTAAAGAAGAATAAATTTTCCTATCATTCTGAAAGTTCACGTGCGGCAtctgtaaattttttatgccGGAAAGTAAATAATGCATTAAGTTAATGCCTTATCCGGCTAATACGCAAATTCAGCTTAGTAGTTTTTAAAGTTAATGAATCTAATAAAATACTTCAATATAAAACCGGTATATTATGACAATTTTTCTACATATATTTTCGACGTTGATACCTACTGATTTAATTTGTGAATATTTATGTGCAAATTCTATGATGGCTACGATCTTCAGTGACAAGCGAAAATCCGCGCAGTCGTTATCAATAAACCAGAAATATGtagctatgtatgtacataaaactATGCAAATCCATCAGGAAATAGTATTAGTTGTGATAGTAGTACCTAATTCAagcttttttgcttttatttctgaCAGCGTAAACCAGATTAAACTGAGTCTATAGAAATACAAGCATGCATCGGAAATGATATAAAATAACACAgagcaaaagcaaaattaacCACAAATTTGACAACCTCTCTTGAAGCAACATATCTAATCACCAAACAAACTAATCAACATGAAAACCGCCATCATCTTCGCTTGCCTTTTGGCCGTTGCCTTCGCTCGTCCCGATGCTGAAATCGTCCGATTGGACTCTGATGTTGGACCTGAAAGCTACGTATACAATTTGGAGACCAGCGATGGTACcaagaaggaggaagctggacaattgaaaaatattggctCTGAAAACGAAGCTATCGTTGTCCACGGTAGCTACTCGTGGGTGGATGAGAAGACTGGCGAGAAATT is from Anastrepha ludens isolate Willacy chromosome 4, idAnaLude1.1, whole genome shotgun sequence and encodes:
- the LOC128861430 gene encoding larval cuticle protein 65Ab1-like; amino-acid sequence: MKTAIIFACLLAVAFARPDAEIVRLDSDVGPESYVYNLETSDGTKKEEAGQLKNIGSENEAIVVHGSYSWVDEKTGEKFTVNYVADENGFQPQGAHLPVAPVA